A window of Enoplosus armatus isolate fEnoArm2 chromosome 3, fEnoArm2.hap1, whole genome shotgun sequence contains these coding sequences:
- the c3h6orf89 gene encoding bombesin receptor-activated protein C6orf89 homolog, translated as MGTSMSEPCIYDKLSESIDILRQSGYRYGMSEREIERFIKQVLETNEPRREPPQFPILRATIKFVVAVGFLLVVVLAFTYPQSAPQLGLVNLGCYNWSSPLSHVRLLSLPIAKKYNLQGFHEWWSAGSLRQNLVNCSGCAEISSVLEVPESLRGTVALRRGPQLVLLKGGESLSVQRQQLEELYLAHSDSMSILLEEDDGLQNHNLGLPQGPANFTLLWRFSSGTREKVLRWLFPKAELCPLLDSAGTIVQRCLVTHSTNSQSKGVGVFGWLVVGEGLPTVRVLPVLRCQKHCSSFNLWLTPGDMVYADPRYWQMELFPGRGQNIICDGSAF; from the exons ATGGGAACGTCGATGAGTGAGCCGTGTATCTACGACAAACTGTCTGAGAGCATCGACATCCTCCGCCAGTCAGGCTACCGCTATGGCATGTCTGAGAGGGAGATCGAGAGGTTCATCAAGCAGGTCCTGGAGACCAACGAGCCCAGAAGAGAGCCTCCCCAGTTCCCCATCCTGAGAGCCACCATAAAG tttgtggtggcaGTGGGCTTcctgctggtggtggtgctggcCTTCACCTACCCCCAGAGCGCCCCCCAGCTCGGTCTGGTCAACCTGGGCTGTTACAACTGGTCGTCCCCCCTCAGCCACGTCCGCCTGCTGTCCCTGCCCATCGCCAAGAAGTACAACCTGCAAG GTTTCCATGAATGGTGGAGTGCCGGCTCCCTCAGGCAGAATCTGGTCAACTGTTCGGGCTGTGCAGAGATCTCCTCGGTGCTGGAAGTCCCAGAGAGCCTCAGAGGGACTGTGGCTCTGCGACGGGGGCCACAGCTTGTCCTgctgaag GGTGGGGAGTCCCTCAGTGTCCAGCGGCAGCAGCTTGAGGAGCTCTACTTGGCTCATTCAGACTCCATGTCCAttctgctggaggaggacgaCGGTCTGCAGAACCACAACCTCGGCCTCCCCCAAGGCCCCGCCAACTTTACTCTGCTCTG GAGGTTCAGCTCGGGGACTAGGGAGAAGGTGTTGAGGTGGCTCTTCCCGAAGGCTGAGctctgccccctgctggacagtGCTGGGACCATCGTGCAGCGCTGTTTGGTCACCCACAGCACAAACTCCCAGAGCAAG GGTGTCGGGGTGTTTGGCTGGCTGGTGGTGGGCGAGGGGCTTCCAACAGTTCGAGTTCTGCCTGTTCTTCGCtgtcagaaacactgcagctcctTCAACCTGTGGCTGACACCTGGAGACATGG tgtACGCTGACCCTCGGTACTGGCAGATGGAGCTGTTCCCCGGCCGAGGCCAGAACATCATCTGTGACGGATCGGCCTTTTAA
- the nfs1 gene encoding cysteine desulfurase, whose translation MLSPGRTVSSRLFKPVSWIPLRLGSDRRPASTLQKELIKKHELGKDEPRPLYMDFQATTPMDPRVLDAMLPYQVNYYGNPHSRTHAYGWESETAMETARKQVADLIGADPREIIFTSGATESNNMAIKGVARFYGSKKRHVITTQTEHKCVLDSCRVLEAEGFKITYLPVQTNGLLDLELLEASICPDTSLLSVMTINNEIGVRQPIKEIGQICRSKGVFFHTDAAQAVGKIPINVMDWKVDLMSISGHKIYGPKGVGALYVRRRPRVRMEPLQNGGGQERGLRSGTVPTPLAVGLGAACNIAQHEIEYDHQRVSMLANRLVQKIMSGLPDVIMNGDPEKRYPGCVNLSFAYVEGESLLMALKDVALSSGSACTSASLEPSYVLRAIGADEDLAHSSIRFGIGRFTTEDEVDYTADKCIQQVSRLREMSPLWEMVQEGIDLKSIKWSQH comes from the exons ATGCTTTCCCCGGGCAGGACCGTTTCCTCCCGGCTGTTCAAGCCGGTGTCGTGGATCCCTCTCCGGCTGGGATCTGACCGTAGACCCGCCAGCACTCTGCAGAAAG AGTTGATAAAGAAACATGAACTGGGGAAAGATGAGCCCCGCCCCCTCTACATGGACTTCCAGGCCACCACACCCATG gaCCCACGGGTGCTGGATGCCATGTTGCCCTACCAGGTGAATTACTACGGTAACCCTCACTCCAGAACACATGCCTACGGCTGGGAGAGTGAGACTGCCATGGAGACGGCCAGGAAG cAAGTGGCTGATCTGATTGGAGCAGATCCCAGAGAGATCATCTTCACCAGCGGAGCCACCGAGTCCAACAACATGGCCATCAAG gGTGTGGCCAGGTTCTACGGGTCCAAGAAGCGCCATGTGATCACCACGCAGACGGAACATAAGTGTGTTCTGGACTCGTGTCGAGTTCTGGAGGCCGAAGGATTCAAAATCACCTACCTGCCAGTCCAGACGAACGGACTGCTGGACCTAGAG ctgttgGAGGCCTCCATCTGTCCTGACACCTCTCTGTTGTCGGTGATGACTATCAACAACGAGATCGGAGTCAGGCAGCCCATCAAGGAGAttg GTCAGATTTGTCGTTCTAAAGGAGTCTTCTTCCACACTGACGCCGCCCAGGCTGTCGGAAAGATTCCCATCAACGTGATGGACTGGAAGGTTGATCTGATGTCCATCAGCGGTCACAAGATCTATGGACCAAAAG gTGTGGGTGCTTTATATGTGCGCCGCCGGCCCCGGGTGCGTATGGAGCCGCTGCAGAACGGAGGTGGGCAGGAGAGGGGGCTGCGCTCCGGCACCGTCCCCACCCCGCTGGCTGTTGGGCTGGGAGCCGCCTGCAACATCGCCCAGCACGAGATAGAG TATGATCATCAAAGAGTGTCCATGCTGGCTAATCGTCTGGTCCAGAAGATCATGTCTGGGCTTCCTGACGTCATCATGAATGGAGATCCAGAAAAACGCTACCCtg GCTGTGTCAACCTGTCCTTTGCCTATGTGGAGGGAGAGAGTCTGTTGATGGCACTGAAGGATGTCGCTCTGTCATCTGGGAG cGCATGTACGTCAGCATCTCTGGAGCCATCCTACGTCCTCAGAGCGATAGGAGCGGATGAAGATTTGGCTCACTCTTCCATCAG gtttGGTATTGGCAGGTTCACCACAGAAGATGAGGTGGACTACACAGCAGATAAATGTATCCAGCAGGTCTCCAGACTCAGAGAGATGAG tcctcTGTGGGAAATGGTTCAAGAAGGCATCGATCTAAAGAGCATCAAGTGGTCGCAGCACTAG